From Patescibacteria group bacterium, a single genomic window includes:
- a CDS encoding HAD hydrolase family protein: MEKHFAVTRTKLAEAVAKIKLFGLDYDGTVYNGIDYKVDEAIRLVEKILDKNKSIAFITGRAATALKTLGPPLQQLLKRKNIVTPVFISGGNGAILYEVKQDEMVEIYNHGFELPQIIHAVAAGRKVYQELGISRGDLSEEGLETFSNFLQEDWEGYIPVEILAVCRPYNGEIFTENAKVTFVLPKDKSLGKDITARVRIELGKEFVAISGKNFMEITKKFGEDGKATAIKTILKLTGLDNFQVATFGDMPGGNDIGLLSFPYSFTNSEEFLTTKNDLEKPPYLLHRLELSPIGRVHSAVEYLLKDV; this comes from the coding sequence ATGGAAAAACATTTTGCCGTAACCAGGACCAAACTAGCAGAGGCCGTAGCAAAAATAAAATTGTTTGGTTTGGATTATGACGGCACTGTTTATAATGGCATTGATTATAAGGTTGATGAAGCAATTAGATTGGTGGAAAAAATTTTGGATAAGAATAAATCAATTGCTTTTATCACCGGCCGGGCCGCTACGGCCTTAAAGACCCTGGGGCCGCCATTGCAGCAATTGTTAAAGAGAAAGAATATTGTTACTCCCGTATTTATTTCCGGAGGCAACGGTGCGATTCTCTACGAAGTGAAACAGGATGAAATGGTTGAAATCTATAATCATGGTTTTGAATTACCACAAATTATTCACGCGGTTGCCGCCGGAAGAAAAGTGTATCAAGAATTAGGTATTAGCAGGGGCGACTTATCAGAGGAAGGTTTAGAGACATTTAGTAATTTTTTGCAGGAAGATTGGGAAGGTTATATTCCGGTTGAAATTTTGGCAGTCTGCCGGCCTTATAACGGAGAAATATTTACAGAGAATGCAAAAGTTACTTTTGTTTTACCGAAGGATAAAAGTTTGGGCAAAGATATAACAGCGAGAGTTAGAATTGAACTTGGAAAAGAGTTTGTTGCCATATCAGGAAAAAATTTTATGGAGATTACCAAAAAATTCGGAGAGGACGGCAAGGCGACGGCAATTAAAACGATTTTAAAATTGACAGGATTGGATAATTTTCAGGTGGCCACTTTTGGGGATATGCCCGGTGGAAATGATATAGGATTGTTGAGTTTCCCCTATAGCTTTACAAATTCGGAGGAATTTTTAACAACGAAGAATGATTTGGAAAAACCTCCTTATCTTTTACACAGATTAGAACTTTCTCCGATAGGCAGAGTGCATAGCGCTGTAGAATATTTGCTTAAAGATGTGTAA
- a CDS encoding N-acetylneuraminate synthase family protein, translating to MSDINPLTNDLDQILNLTPGLWEELRGKRLFITGGTGFFGCWFLESFIRANEKFDLQAEAVVLTRSLEEFKKKAPHLADNSAIKFQIGDVRNFEFPVGEFSHIIHAAATSAVATFNNEDPLVKFETVVEGTRHTLDFAVHSGAKKFLYTSSGVVYGKQPADISNIPEEYNGAPDPTDINSVWGESKRAAEFLCGYYANKYGIEIKIARCFSFVGPHLPLDVHYAVGNFIRDGSNGGPIQVKGDGTTVRSYLYAADLMVWLWTILFKGQSCRPYNVGSQMCVTIAELAQKVAQCLKRPVEVKIAQTAKDGPPEQYVPSTERAQTELGLKETVGLEEAIKRTINFLQGDFTNIMENIEQIFSPQGEKETKPLFIFEMANNHMGDVEHGLKIIREMHEVSKDFPEFQFAFKFQYRDLDTFIHPDYKDRMDLKYIKRFSETRLSAEQFLMLKNEAKNFGFLTICTPFDEKSVENVVSHDYDIIKVASASFTDWPLWEKIAQYDKPIIASTGGVKLEDIDKVVSFLEHRNKKFAIMHCVGQYPTPEDQLQFNQITLLRERYPEVTIGYSTHEAPDNFEAIKMAVAKGARIFEKHVGVKTDKYALNAYSALPEQVKKWLESARQAYRMRGVSGKRHDFAPQELADIRQFQRGAYAAVDIKAGEKVDMKNTFFAFPNQDGQILANELSKYTIFTATKDFKAKEPIMAADVAKMESREKVYEAVEKINKLLRQANIAISNKWDFDLSHHYGLDKFYEYGASLITCLNREYCKKLIVLLPGQQHPCHYHKIKEETFHVLYGDATFVVDGKPIESKAGDIVTLERGTKHSFGSKNGCVFEEISTTHIPGDSYYDDESILGNKNRKTTLTYWIV from the coding sequence CCCGCTTACAAACGATTTGGATCAAATTTTAAATTTGACTCCGGGCCTTTGGGAAGAACTTAGAGGCAAGCGCTTGTTTATCACCGGCGGTACCGGATTTTTTGGCTGTTGGTTTTTGGAAAGTTTTATCCGAGCCAATGAAAAATTTGATCTGCAGGCCGAGGCCGTTGTTTTGACCAGAAGTTTGGAAGAATTTAAAAAGAAAGCGCCGCATCTGGCCGATAATTCGGCAATAAAATTTCAGATTGGCGATGTCAGAAATTTTGAGTTTCCGGTTGGAGAATTTTCACATATTATCCACGCCGCCGCCACCTCGGCTGTAGCCACCTTTAATAATGAAGATCCATTGGTGAAATTTGAGACGGTAGTAGAAGGAACAAGACACACTCTGGATTTTGCCGTCCACTCCGGAGCTAAAAAATTTCTTTATACCAGTTCCGGGGTTGTTTATGGGAAACAGCCAGCTGATATCAGTAATATCCCGGAAGAATATAATGGCGCGCCTGATCCGACAGATATTAACTCGGTTTGGGGAGAGAGTAAAAGAGCAGCCGAGTTTCTCTGCGGATATTATGCCAATAAATATGGCATAGAAATAAAAATTGCGCGTTGTTTCAGTTTCGTTGGTCCTCATCTGCCCTTGGATGTTCATTATGCGGTCGGCAATTTTATCCGGGATGGTTCAAACGGCGGTCCAATTCAGGTTAAGGGTGATGGCACAACCGTTCGTTCATATCTCTACGCGGCTGACCTGATGGTTTGGTTATGGACAATTCTTTTTAAAGGACAATCATGCCGGCCCTATAATGTCGGTTCGCAAATGTGTGTCACTATTGCGGAATTGGCCCAAAAGGTGGCACAATGTCTAAAGCGTCCGGTTGAAGTTAAAATAGCTCAAACAGCCAAAGATGGGCCGCCGGAACAATATGTGCCCTCCACCGAAAGAGCGCAGACAGAATTAGGTCTTAAGGAAACGGTTGGCCTGGAAGAAGCAATTAAACGAACAATTAATTTTTTACAAGGAGATTTTACTAATATTATGGAAAATATTGAACAAATATTCAGCCCGCAAGGAGAGAAGGAGACCAAGCCGTTATTCATTTTTGAGATGGCCAATAATCACATGGGTGATGTTGAACATGGGCTAAAAATTATCAGGGAAATGCATGAAGTCAGCAAGGATTTTCCCGAGTTTCAGTTTGCCTTTAAATTTCAGTACCGGGATTTGGATACCTTTATTCATCCTGATTATAAAGACAGAATGGATTTGAAATATATTAAACGTTTTTCCGAGACGCGGCTGTCTGCGGAACAATTTTTAATGTTGAAAAATGAAGCCAAAAATTTTGGTTTTCTAACCATTTGTACTCCCTTTGATGAAAAGTCAGTGGAAAATGTGGTCAGTCATGATTACGATATTATAAAAGTTGCCAGCGCCTCTTTTACCGACTGGCCGCTTTGGGAAAAGATTGCTCAATATGACAAACCGATTATCGCTTCCACTGGCGGAGTGAAGTTGGAGGACATTGATAAGGTAGTCAGTTTCCTGGAGCATCGCAATAAAAAATTTGCCATCATGCATTGCGTTGGCCAATACCCGACTCCGGAAGATCAACTGCAATTTAATCAGATAACTTTACTGCGGGAGAGATATCCTGAAGTTACCATCGGTTATTCCACCCATGAAGCGCCTGATAATTTTGAGGCCATAAAAATGGCCGTGGCTAAAGGCGCGCGAATTTTTGAAAAGCATGTGGGAGTCAAAACCGATAAATATGCGCTTAATGCCTATTCAGCTCTGCCCGAGCAAGTTAAAAAATGGCTGGAATCTGCCCGGCAGGCCTACCGAATGCGCGGGGTTAGCGGAAAAAGACATGACTTTGCCCCACAAGAGCTGGCCGATATACGCCAATTTCAAAGAGGAGCATATGCCGCTGTTGATATTAAAGCCGGCGAGAAAGTTGATATGAAAAATACCTTTTTTGCCTTCCCCAATCAGGATGGGCAAATTTTGGCTAACGAACTGTCAAAATATACGATTTTTACGGCCACAAAGGATTTTAAGGCCAAAGAACCGATTATGGCTGCGGATGTTGCCAAAATGGAATCCCGCGAGAAAGTTTATGAGGCTGTGGAAAAAATTAATAAACTTTTAAGGCAAGCCAATATCGCCATCTCCAACAAATGGGATTTTGATCTTTCCCATCATTATGGTTTAGATAAATTTTATGAATACGGAGCCAGTTTAATCACTTGTCTTAACCGGGAATATTGCAAAAAATTAATTGTTCTTTTGCCCGGCCAACAGCATCCGTGTCATTACCATAAAATAAAAGAAGAAACATTTCATGTTTTGTATGGGGATGCCACCTTCGTTGTTGACGGCAAACCGATTGAAAGCAAAGCCGGGGATATTGTTACCTTGGAACGCGGAACCAAGCATTCATTCGGCAGTAAAAATGGCTGTGTTTTTGAAGAGATTTCAACCACCCACATTCCCGGGGATTCCTATTATGACGACGAGAGCATACTGGGCAATAAAAATCGCAAGACCACGTTAACATATTGGATTGTCTAA
- a CDS encoding glycosyltransferase family 2 protein, whose product MSEFRKKISIITPTYNEQDNVAAAREQVKELFANFPQYDYEHIFIDNDSKDETVNILKNIAKEDKNVKIIVNARNFGHIRSPYYALLKAQGDAVVMLAADLQEPPAVINDFIKKWEEGYKVVIGIKNKSDENPVMFAIRKIYYGLIGKFAENEQIKNFNGFGLYDQKFIEALRKFDDPYPYFRGLITEIGFPRAEVTYTQAERKKGKSQNNFYTLYDMAMLGFVNHSKIPLRLASFIGFGLSLVSLLVGLIYFIYKLLFWSRFEAGLAPLTIGIFFLGSVQLFFIGVLGEYIGAIYTQVKHKPLVIEKERINFD is encoded by the coding sequence ATGTCTGAATTTCGCAAAAAAATCAGCATCATTACACCTACTTATAATGAACAGGATAATGTGGCGGCCGCGCGAGAGCAGGTAAAAGAGCTTTTTGCCAATTTTCCGCAGTACGATTATGAGCATATTTTTATTGACAATGATTCCAAAGATGAAACCGTAAATATTTTGAAAAATATCGCCAAGGAAGATAAAAATGTAAAAATTATTGTCAATGCCAGAAATTTTGGCCATATCCGTTCGCCATATTATGCTTTGCTTAAAGCGCAAGGGGACGCGGTTGTTATGTTGGCCGCTGATTTACAAGAACCGCCCGCGGTTATAAATGACTTCATTAAAAAATGGGAAGAGGGTTATAAGGTCGTTATTGGCATAAAAAATAAAAGCGATGAAAACCCTGTAATGTTCGCGATTCGCAAAATATATTATGGTTTGATCGGCAAATTTGCCGAGAATGAGCAAATTAAAAATTTTAACGGCTTTGGGCTGTATGACCAAAAATTTATTGAGGCCCTACGAAAGTTTGACGATCCGTATCCATATTTTCGGGGACTCATTACCGAAATCGGGTTTCCGCGCGCTGAAGTGACATACACCCAGGCCGAAAGAAAAAAAGGGAAGTCACAAAATAATTTTTATACCCTGTATGACATGGCCATGTTGGGATTTGTCAATCACTCCAAAATACCGCTGCGCTTGGCCAGTTTTATTGGTTTTGGCTTATCCTTGGTTAGCTTACTGGTCGGGTTGATATATTTTATTTATAAATTGCTTTTCTGGAGTCGGTTTGAAGCCGGCCTGGCGCCTTTAACAATTGGGATTTTCTTTTTAGGTTCGGTCCAGTTATTTTTTATCGGGGTCCTGGGCGAATATATTGGGGCAATTTATACGCAAGTTAAGCACAAACCGTTAGTAATAGAAAAGGAACGAATAAATTTTGATTAA
- a CDS encoding NUDIX domain-containing protein: MLTAKELKQLSSLLKKIDNPHEGLPQPVFDALLGIVPFVACELAVVNKKGELLLTWRSDKWWRGWHFPGGLMRFRETFEERIDAVAWKELGVNLESAKFLFAKDCSQASRGHVVSLTFLCKTFMTPKQGKFFKKMPKNIIENHKELWEKIQKYLK; encoded by the coding sequence ATGCTTACTGCCAAAGAGCTAAAACAATTATCTTCACTGCTCAAAAAAATAGACAATCCGCATGAGGGCCTGCCCCAGCCGGTTTTTGATGCCTTGTTAGGTATTGTTCCGTTTGTGGCTTGTGAACTGGCGGTGGTGAATAAAAAAGGCGAACTCCTGCTTACCTGGCGCAGTGATAAATGGTGGAGAGGTTGGCATTTTCCCGGTGGCTTGATGCGTTTCCGGGAAACTTTTGAGGAACGCATAGATGCGGTGGCTTGGAAAGAACTCGGCGTTAACCTGGAAAGTGCTAAATTTTTATTTGCCAAAGATTGCAGCCAGGCCTCCCGCGGTCACGTTGTTTCTCTAACTTTTCTTTGCAAAACATTTATGACCCCCAAACAGGGTAAATTTTTTAAAAAAATGCCAAAAAATATTATTGAAAATCATAAAGAATTGTGGGAAAAAATTCAAAAATATTTAAAATAA
- a CDS encoding thiamine pyrophosphate-binding protein: MKLSDYVFQFIKEKVADSVFLVSGGGIMHLVDSLGKSGLKNYCCHHEQAVAIAAEGYGRIKNSPGVALVTTGPGGTNALTGMAGAWLDSIPVLVIAGQVKRADIAPCQNGVPVVRQIGMQELNVVDVVRPVSKYTVTVLDEKEIRYHLEKALYLSTHNRPGPVFVEIPLDMQAAEIEPENLKSFDPAEFDEKEPVLDPALMEKIAQLLREAKKPLLLAGNGIRLAGGEEILWKVLDKFKINTVTPIFTADDLVTYDYPYYLGRQGMPGNQAANYAIDNCDLLLIAGERIQLTQVSWEHEKFAVQAKKIMVDIDENEMHKKTIKIDVPVHCDAKLFLEELYKQDINLNRWDVPVEPINPDNYVGDKKYLNVYRFFNELNNWPEKMDVATANGMASLTSHQALKISHGHRFITNAGLGHMGSGLPLAIGACVAENKKPVICCEGDGSIMFNIQELQTVVHHNLPLKIFIFNNNGYYSIRNTHLNFFKKIFAADPSSGVTLPDFSKLIPAWGLAYERINNDNELDKLKKVMNHNGPIVCELMLDPSQPMLEKWLAGMYKE, encoded by the coding sequence ATGAAACTTAGCGATTATGTCTTTCAATTTATAAAGGAAAAAGTGGCTGATTCAGTTTTTTTGGTATCAGGCGGCGGAATTATGCATCTGGTTGATTCTCTGGGAAAATCCGGTCTGAAAAATTATTGTTGTCATCATGAACAGGCCGTGGCCATTGCCGCCGAGGGGTATGGCCGGATAAAAAATTCTCCAGGTGTGGCTTTGGTTACCACTGGTCCGGGCGGGACAAATGCTTTGACAGGCATGGCCGGCGCCTGGCTTGATAGTATTCCGGTGCTGGTTATTGCCGGGCAAGTAAAAAGAGCTGATATTGCTCCGTGCCAAAACGGAGTTCCGGTTGTCAGACAAATTGGTATGCAAGAATTAAATGTAGTGGATGTGGTCAGACCGGTTTCCAAATATACCGTGACTGTGTTAGATGAAAAAGAAATTCGTTATCATTTGGAAAAAGCGCTATATTTATCAACCCATAATCGACCCGGTCCGGTGTTTGTGGAAATTCCGTTGGATATGCAGGCCGCGGAAATAGAACCGGAAAATTTAAAATCTTTTGACCCGGCCGAGTTTGATGAAAAAGAACCGGTTTTGGATCCGGCTTTAATGGAAAAAATAGCCCAACTATTGCGGGAGGCAAAAAAACCGCTGCTCTTGGCCGGTAATGGCATTCGTTTGGCCGGCGGCGAGGAAATTTTATGGAAAGTTCTGGATAAATTTAAAATCAATACGGTTACGCCGATTTTTACTGCTGATGATTTGGTTACCTATGATTATCCGTATTATTTAGGCAGGCAGGGGATGCCGGGAAATCAAGCAGCCAATTATGCGATTGATAATTGTGATTTATTATTAATTGCGGGTGAACGCATACAGCTCACGCAAGTTTCCTGGGAACATGAAAAATTTGCGGTCCAGGCAAAAAAAATAATGGTTGATATAGATGAAAATGAAATGCATAAAAAAACCATTAAAATAGATGTTCCGGTTCATTGTGATGCCAAATTATTTTTGGAAGAATTATATAAACAGGATATTAATTTAAACAGGTGGGATGTGCCGGTTGAGCCAATCAATCCGGATAATTATGTCGGCGATAAAAAATATCTTAATGTTTATAGATTTTTCAATGAATTAAATAATTGGCCGGAAAAAATGGATGTGGCCACAGCCAATGGCATGGCCAGTTTGACTTCTCATCAGGCGCTTAAGATATCGCATGGTCATCGATTTATCACCAATGCCGGGTTAGGACATATGGGTTCTGGTTTGCCTTTGGCCATTGGCGCCTGCGTGGCTGAAAATAAAAAACCGGTTATATGCTGTGAAGGCGACGGTTCAATCATGTTCAATATTCAAGAATTGCAAACAGTTGTCCACCATAATTTGCCGTTAAAAATATTTATCTTTAATAATAATGGTTATTACTCAATTAGGAACACCCATTTAAATTTTTTCAAGAAGATTTTTGCCGCCGATCCGTCTTCAGGTGTGACTCTGCCGGATTTCAGCAAGCTTATTCCGGCCTGGGGTTTGGCTTATGAACGGATAAACAACGATAATGAGTTGGACAAGTTAAAAAAAGTTATGAATCATAATGGTCCGATTGTCTGCGAGCTGATGCTTGATCCCAGTCAACCCATGCTGGAAAAATGGTTAGCGGGGATGTATAAAGAATAA